CGATCACCGCTTCGCTCGATGCCTGCCTCATGGCCGATGACGGCTTCCAGCCCGAAAGCTGGCGGGCGCTCGATGATCCGCTGCCGGCCTGGCAGCAGCCCAATCCGCTTGCCCATACCCATTCCATTTCTCACGCAGGAGCAAACCATGCACGATGAACTCTATGCCGATGGCGTCGGCGAGATCACCGTTACCGGCTCGATCGTCCGCATCAATCTCGTGAGCCTGTCGCCCACCGAGAAGGACGAGCACGGCAATCCCCGCGCCGTCTTCCGGCAGCGGATTGTGATGCCGGTCGATGCCTTCGCCAACGCGGTCGACCTGATGCAGAAGGCGCAGGCCGGACTGGTCGAGGCCGGTGCGATCCGTCGCCTCAACGACCTGATGCCCAAGGCCGACGAGGCTGCGCCGCAGGTCGAGACCAGCGCCGCGCCGCCCGCGCCCAACGCTTCGCCCAATTTCAACTAGCGCGTTCCTCCAGCGTCCTGAAGTCGGTGGCCAGTGATGAGTGATACCTCCCGTACCGGCGTGCATTGCCTGGCTTTCGTGGCCCGCCACCACGGCGTGGACATGGCCCCCGACAGGCTGGTTCATGACTATGCGCTGGGCGACCAGCCGCTGAGCCCGCGACAGCTCCTGCGCATGGCCAAGGATGGCGGGCTGCGGGCCCGTTCGTCCCGGATGGGCTGGAAGGAACTGCTGAAGCTGCGCGACGCCTATCCGGTGCTGGCGCAACTGAGCAACGGCAACTGGGTTATCGTGGCCGGGCCCGCCGAAACGGTGGACGGCAAGACGCCGGACGCGGTTCGCATCCTCGATCCCCTGGCCAAGCGGCCCGAGCCGCTGCTTATCGCGCGCGACCAGTTTGCCAGCCGATGGAATGGCGAGGTCGTTTTCCTCAAGCGTACCTTCAAGCTGGGCGATCCCGAGCAGCCGTTCGGCCTGCGCTGGTTCCTGCCGGAAATCTTCAAGCAGAGGCGGCTCTTCGGAGACGTCGCGATTGCGGCCATCGTGCTTTACGCGCTGGGTCTGGCGACGCCGATCTTCTTCCAGCTCGTCATCGACAAGGTGCTGATCCACGAAAGCTATGCCACGCTCACCGTGTTGACGATCGGCATCGGGGCGGCGCTGATCTTCGATGCCGCCTTTACCTATCTGCGACGATACCTCCTGCTCTACGCCACCAACCGCATCGACATCCGGGTGGCGACGCGCACCTTCGGGCATCTCCTCAACCTGCCCATCGCGCTTTTCGAGCAGGCCTCGGCCGGCGTGCTGGTCAAGCACATGCAGCAGACGGCGCGCATCCGCGAATTTCTCACCGGTCGGCTGTTCCTGACGCTGCTCGACGGGCTGTCGCTCTTCGTCTTCCTGCCGGTGCTGCTGCTCTACAGCGTCAAGCTGACCCTCGTCGTCGTCGGCTTTGCGTTGCTGGTCGGCGTCATCGTGCTGCTGCTTATCGGGCCGTTCCGGCGGCGGCTGCAGGACCTCTACAAGGCCGAGGGCGACCGGCAGGCACTGCTGGTGGAAACGGTCCACGGCATGCGCACGGTCAAGTCGTTGGCGCTCGAGCCGCGCCAGCGCAAGGTGTGGGACGATTACTCGGCGCAATCCATTTCCGTGCGCTTCCAGGTCGACAAGATTTCGACGGCCGCGCAGGCGCTGACCTCGCTGGTCGAGAAGCTGATGAGCGTGGCGATCATCGGGCTGGGTGCGCTCGATGTGTTCAACGGCACCATGACCATCGGTGCGCTGGTGGCGTTCAACATGCTGGCCGGGCGCGTGTCGGGGCCGCTGGTGCAGATCGTCACCATGGTGCACGAATACCAGGAAGTGGCGCTTTCGGTGCGGATGCTCGGCGAGGTGATGAACCGGCAGCCCGAGCAGTTCGGCCGCGGCCGGGGCCTGCGGCCGGTGCTGACCGGCAAGATCGACTTCGAGGACGTTTCCTTCCGCTACGGCCCTGACGGTGCGCCGGCGCTGGACGGGGTGTCGTTCTCGATTCCCTCGGGCTCCGTGTTCGGCATCGTGGGCAAGAGCGGATCGGGCAAGACCACGGTGACGCGGCTCATCCAGGGGCTCTACCAGGTGCAGCAGGGCCTGGTGCGCATGGACGGGTTCGATAGCCGCGAGATCGACCTCGTGCACCTGCGCAGCAGTATCGGCGTGGTGCTGCAGGACAATTTCCTCTTCCGCGGCTCGGTGCGCGACAACATCGCCTCGGCGCGGCCGGATGCGACGTTCGAGGAAGTGGCGGAGGCCGCGCGGATGGCGGGCGCCGATGAGTTCATCGAGCGACTGCCGCGCGGGTTCGACACCATGCTCGAGGAGAACGCGGCCAACCTTTCAGGCGGGCAGAAGCAGCGGTTGGCGATCGCGCGGGCGCTCATCACCGACCCCAAGCTGCTGATCTTCGACGAGGCCACGAGCGCGCTCGATCCCGACAGCGAGGCGATCATCCGGCGCAACCTCGCCTCGATCGCCAAGGGGCGGACGGTCATCATCGTTTCCCACCGGCTTTCCACGCTCACCGATGCCGATGCCATCCTGGTCATCGAGCGTGGGCGCGTGGCCGATGTCGGGCGGCATGAGCAGTTGCTGACGCGCTGCGTCACCTATCGGCATCTGTGGAACCAGCAGACGAGGCAGGTCGCATGACAGCCAAGTCGAGTGAAATGAAGGTCGTCGAGCCGGCTGCGAAAGCAGCCGAAGAGAAGCGGCGGCCAAAGCCGGTCGAGGTCAAGGCATCGGACGATGGGCGCAAGCCCGTGCAGGTGATTTCCGAGTTCCAGAGCGATGCGGTCGAGCTTGAGGAGCGGGTGCCGCCGCGGGTGGCGCGGATGACGCTCTACAGCATCACCGCGTTCCTGATCGCGGCGGTGACCTGGGCGTCGGTATCCTCGGTCGACGAGATCGTGGTGGCGCCGGGCAAGCTCGTGACCACGCAGCCGACCATCGTCGTCCAGCCGCTCGAAACCTCGATCATCCGTACGATCGACGTTGAGGCGGGTGATGTGGTCAAAGCCGGCCAGACGCTGGTGACGTTCGACCCGACCTTCACGCAGGCCGATGTCGACAGGCAGAAGGCGCGGCTGGCGGTGCTCGACGCGCAGGTGAGCCGCAGCCAGGCGGAGCTCGACGGCAGCGACTACGCGACCCTCGCGGGGAGCTCCGACGAGGAGCAGTTGCAGGTAAGGCTCTTCCAGCAGCGGCGCGCATACTATGCGGCGCAGTTGCAGAATTTCGACCAGCAGGTGGCCGTGCAGCAGGCCGCGATGGACAGCAGCCGGTCGCAGGAGGCGGTGCTCAAGAACCAGTCCGACACGCTGGCGCAGATCGAATCCACGCGGCAGGCGCTGTTCGACAAGCAGAACGGCTCACTGCTCGACCTCCTCACGTCCCGCAATTCGCGGCTCGATGTCGATGCGACGCGGGCCCAGATGGAGGGGAGCCGGGTCGAGGCCGAGCATACGATCGCCAAGCTCGAGGCGGACCGGGCGGCGTTCATCCAGGATTACCGCCGGGCGACGATGGAGCAGCTCGTCGATTTCCGCGGCAAGCGCGACGAGGCGGCCGAGGAGCTCAAGAAGATGGAGCTGCGCCGCAACATGGTGACGCTGACGGCGCCGTCCGACGCGGTGGTGCTGGAGCTGGCGGCCAAGTCGATTGGCTCGGTGGTGCGCGAAGCGGAGCCGGTGGTGACGCTGGTGCCGGTCGATGTGCCGCTCGAGGCAGAGGTGTCGGTCAATTCGCGCGATATCGGGCAGGTGGCGGCGGGCGATGTTGCCCGCGTCAAGTTCGACGCCTACCCGTTCCAGAAGTTCGGCACCGCCGACGGTTCAATCCGCACGGTGAGCCGCGACGCCTTCACGCCGGACGGCAAGGCCGATGCGCAGGGGGCGGCGGCCATGCCTTATTTCAAGGCGCGTGTGCTGATCGATGACAAGAGCCTCGATACCCGCGAGGGACCGATGCACCTGCTGCCGGGCATGACGGTGACGGCCGAGATCAAGGTCGGCACCCGCACCATCATCTCCTACTTCCTCTACCCGCTGCTGCGGGGGCTCGATGACAGTATCCGGGAGCCGTGAGCTCAGCCGGCGTCGGTGAAGCGGACGGCGCCGATATGGGGGAGGTTGCGGTTGCGCTGGGCGTAGTCGATGCCGTAGCCGACCACGAACTTGTCCGGGATTTCGAAGCCGATCCAGCGCGCCTTGACGTCGACTTCGCGACGCGACGGCTTGTCGAGCAAGGCGCAGACCTCGATGCGGTTGGGGTGGCGCGTGTTGAGGATGTCGAGCACGTGGCGCAGGGTGTAGCCGGTATCGACGATGTCTTCGACCAGCAGCACGTCGCGGTGCTCGATCTCGCCGCGCAGGTCCTTGAGGATGCGCACTTCGCGGCTGGACTCGGTCGAGTTGCCGTAGCTCGAGACTTCGAGGAAATCCACCTCGACCGGCAAGTCGAGTTCGCGCACCAGGTCGGCGATGAAGATGAAGGAGCCGCGGAGCAGGCCGACGACGACGAGCTTCTCGGTGCCGCTGTAGAACTCCGAGATTTCCTTGGCCAAAGCTTCCACGCGCGCGGCGATGGCCTTGGCTGAGATCATTTCATCGATAACGTAGTTTCTGGCGGTCATGGCATGCCCCAAGTTTCCGGCGCCGCCTGCTATAAGGGCTTGCGAGGCGAAGCGGAAGCCCGCCCGGTGCGAGATTCAGCGGGGTGCGGCACTGCGCCCGCCAGGGAGGACGCGGTTGGAGCTGCAATTGCGGCGCGAGACGCCTTCGGTCGAAGCCTATAACAGCCTGCGCCGCTCCGTCGGCTGGCAGCCGATCGCGCCGTTGGTGGCGGAGGCGTCACTGGCGGGCTCGCTGTTCTGCGTGACGTTGTGGGACGGCGCGGAACTGGTGGGGATGGCGCGAGTCGTTGGCGACGGGGCGCTCTACTTCCATCTTCACGATGTGCTGGTTGCCTCTGGGCGGCAGGGGCGAGGGTTGGGCGACAGGCTGGTGCGGGCGGCGCTGGCCTATTTCGAGGAAACGGCGGGGTCGGGCGCGATGCTGGGGCTGATGTCGGCGGGCGGCAAGGATGGGTTCTACGAGCGCTACGGCTTCATCCGGCGGCCGAACGAGACGATGGGGAGCGGCATGGTGCTCTACCGGGCCGGCTAGCACGTTCGGTCTATGGCCGCGGCGGGCCCCCGGTGGGACTTTCCGCCATTGGAGCGAAACCCGGGTCCGCCATGTCCGATACGATCGCGGCCCAAGAGCCGCCGGCCAGCAAGGCCCCCAGCAGGAGCTACGGCCAGATCCTGCGGTCGACGGCGGTGATCGGTCTCTCCTATCTCGTCGTCACGCTGATCTCGGTCGTGCGCATGAAGGCGGTGGCGCTGTTGCTGGGGCCGGCCGGTGTCGGCCTTGTCGGCATCTATTACCTCGTGGTGGACCTTGCGGGCTCGGTTGCGGGCATGGGGGTGGCGTCGAGCGGGGTGCGGCAGATTTCGGAAGCCAACGGTTCCGGTGATCGGCGGCGCATCGGGCGAACCGTGGCGGCGGTCAAGGGGCTGTCGGCGATCCTGGCGGTGGTTGGAGGCGTGGCACTCGCGGCGGTTGCGGTGCCGGTGGCGTGGGCGACATTCGGCAGCGACGTGCAGGCGATGGCGGTGGCCATCCTGGGTGCGGCGGTGCTGTTCAAGGTGCTGGGTGCGGCGCCGATCACAGTGTTGCAGGGGTTGCGGCTGACGCGGCACCTGGCGATGGCGAATGTGGCCTCGGTCTTTGCCGGGGCAGTGGCGACGATCGCGCTGATCGTGTGGCTGGGCGAGAAGGGCATTGCGCCGGCGCTGGTCTGCGGGTTTGCAGCGACCTTCGTGGCGGCGGCGCTCTATGCGCGCAAGGCCGATGTCGAGCCGGTGCCGGCGGGCGAGGCAATCCGCGACCAGATGCGGCCGCTGCTGCGGCTGGGGTTCGTCTTCATGACCAGCGCGCTGCTGACGACCGGCGCGGCTTATCTCATCCGGATCATCGTGCTGCATGCCGAGGGCGTGCATGCGGCGGGGCTCTACCAATCGGCCTGGGGGATCGCCTCGCTCTATGCCGGCTTCGTGCTGCAGGCGATGGGGACCGATTTCTATCCGCGCGTGACCGAGGTGGCCTCCGACAATGTCGAGGTCAACCGGCTGGTCAACGAGCAGGCGCGGGTGAGCCTGCTGCTGGCGGGGCCGGGGGTCATCGCGACCATCGCGCTGGCGCCGGTGGTGCTCGCGATCTTCTATTCCTCCGCCTTCACCGATGCGCAGGCGCTGCTGCGCTGGTTCTGCCTGGGAATGATGCTGCGCGTGGTGGCCTGGCCGATGGGCTATATCGTGCTGGCCAAGGGGGCGGAGCGGCCGTTCTTCTGGACCGAGGTCGCGGCGGCGGTGGTGCAGGTGGGGCTGGCGGCCCTGCTGGTGCCGTGGATCGGGGTGGACGGCGCGGGACTGGCCTTTGTCGGGCTTTATGTGTGGCACACGGTGATCATCTATTTCGTGGCGCGGGGGCTGAGCGGGTTTCGGTGGAGCCGGGGCAATATGGTGCTGTCGCTGGCCTATGTCGGGGCGACGCTGGTGACGATGGCCGGATGCTTCTTCCTCGACTTCTGGGTGGCGACGGGGATAGGCGCGGTGCTGGCTGCGGCGACGGGGCTCTATTCGCTCAGGGAAGTGCTGTCGCTGGCGCCGGAAGTGGTGCCCAAGGCGTTGCGGCCGCTGGTGCGCAAGGTGCTGGGATAGGCGATTTGTGGGGTGTGCGCTTTTTCTTGCGGTTTTTTGGGTGTTTTTGGGTTTCTGAATTCAGTTAAATTATTGAAATAAAATGATATTTTTGTGATTGGCTGGTCGCAAATCGTTAAATTTCGACTCAATTTCGGGTAATCTTTGGCCATCTTTTGCGGGTTTTGCGGACTTTTCGATGCATTTGGGGGCATGTCCGTTTGAAGAGGTTCTTCAGCGGTGGCTGAGGTTGCGCGGATGCGCAGCGCTTTCAGGCTAGGCCGGTTTCGGGGGAGGGGGATTAGTTCCCCGGAGGGGACTGGCCGGCGATCATCTGCAGGACGATGGGATAGACGAAGGCTATGTCCTGGTCGGCCTGGCGGGGGTCGATGAGATCGTGGGGGAGCTGGCGGGCTTCGGGGAGGTTCTCGACATCGACCTGGCGGCCCTCGGCGCGCCAGGCATCGGCGACGCGGCGGATGAAGGCGTTGCTGACGGCGGTATCGGCGTCGTTGACGAGAAGTCCGAGATTCTGCGCCCTGGCGGCTTCGCGGCGGGCGCTGTCATCGATCGCCTGGCCGAGCCGCATGATCTGCGCGACGGCATGGGTGGCGTAACGCGGATAGGCGTAATCCATTTCCTCGGAGGGGAAGGGCTCGAGCGGGTTCCACCAGACCATGATGTTGGGGGCCGCCAGCATCAGGCTGGCCGCGGCGTGAGCGGCCCATGGCGGCACGACATGCGGGCTGAAGAACGGAGCGATCGAGACGGTGTTGCCGGCATCGGCGCGGTACTGGCCGGACCAGGCGACCATGGTGCCACCGGCGGAGAGGCCGGCGACGACGACTTCATCGCCGAGGCCCTGCGCGAGATCGATGGATTCGTTGGTGGTCGCGACGAGCTGTTCGGCGGTGAGGTCGGCGAGGGCGGTGGTCATGGGATCGGCCATGCCGTGGCCGGGCAGGCGCGGAATGTAGACGTTGTAGCCCTGGTCGAAGAGCTGCTGGCCGAGAACGTCGATCTGGGCCGGGCAATTGGTGAGGCCGTGAAAGAAGATGACGGCGCGTTTGACCTTGCTGCCATGGGTCAGGAGGCTCGAATGGCAGCGCGGGTGGAGATCGAGCTGGGCCTCGCGGGCCTTGACGGCATCGAAGGCGGCCAGCGCCGCGGGATAGTCGGCGGCGGGGTGGCTGCTTGCGGGATCGAAGGTGAGCGGCTTGGTGTCGAGCGGCCAGATCGAGGCGATGCTGAACGTG
The sequence above is a segment of the Paradevosia shaoguanensis genome. Coding sequences within it:
- a CDS encoding peptidase domain-containing ABC transporter, which gives rise to MSDTSRTGVHCLAFVARHHGVDMAPDRLVHDYALGDQPLSPRQLLRMAKDGGLRARSSRMGWKELLKLRDAYPVLAQLSNGNWVIVAGPAETVDGKTPDAVRILDPLAKRPEPLLIARDQFASRWNGEVVFLKRTFKLGDPEQPFGLRWFLPEIFKQRRLFGDVAIAAIVLYALGLATPIFFQLVIDKVLIHESYATLTVLTIGIGAALIFDAAFTYLRRYLLLYATNRIDIRVATRTFGHLLNLPIALFEQASAGVLVKHMQQTARIREFLTGRLFLTLLDGLSLFVFLPVLLLYSVKLTLVVVGFALLVGVIVLLLIGPFRRRLQDLYKAEGDRQALLVETVHGMRTVKSLALEPRQRKVWDDYSAQSISVRFQVDKISTAAQALTSLVEKLMSVAIIGLGALDVFNGTMTIGALVAFNMLAGRVSGPLVQIVTMVHEYQEVALSVRMLGEVMNRQPEQFGRGRGLRPVLTGKIDFEDVSFRYGPDGAPALDGVSFSIPSGSVFGIVGKSGSGKTTVTRLIQGLYQVQQGLVRMDGFDSREIDLVHLRSSIGVVLQDNFLFRGSVRDNIASARPDATFEEVAEAARMAGADEFIERLPRGFDTMLEENAANLSGGQKQRLAIARALITDPKLLIFDEATSALDPDSEAIIRRNLASIAKGRTVIIVSHRLSTLTDADAILVIERGRVADVGRHEQLLTRCVTYRHLWNQQTRQVA
- a CDS encoding HlyD family type I secretion periplasmic adaptor subunit, whose product is MTAKSSEMKVVEPAAKAAEEKRRPKPVEVKASDDGRKPVQVISEFQSDAVELEERVPPRVARMTLYSITAFLIAAVTWASVSSVDEIVVAPGKLVTTQPTIVVQPLETSIIRTIDVEAGDVVKAGQTLVTFDPTFTQADVDRQKARLAVLDAQVSRSQAELDGSDYATLAGSSDEEQLQVRLFQQRRAYYAAQLQNFDQQVAVQQAAMDSSRSQEAVLKNQSDTLAQIESTRQALFDKQNGSLLDLLTSRNSRLDVDATRAQMEGSRVEAEHTIAKLEADRAAFIQDYRRATMEQLVDFRGKRDEAAEELKKMELRRNMVTLTAPSDAVVLELAAKSIGSVVREAEPVVTLVPVDVPLEAEVSVNSRDIGQVAAGDVARVKFDAYPFQKFGTADGSIRTVSRDAFTPDGKADAQGAAAMPYFKARVLIDDKSLDTREGPMHLLPGMTVTAEIKVGTRTIISYFLYPLLRGLDDSIREP
- the hpt gene encoding hypoxanthine phosphoribosyltransferase produces the protein MTARNYVIDEMISAKAIAARVEALAKEISEFYSGTEKLVVVGLLRGSFIFIADLVRELDLPVEVDFLEVSSYGNSTESSREVRILKDLRGEIEHRDVLLVEDIVDTGYTLRHVLDILNTRHPNRIEVCALLDKPSRREVDVKARWIGFEIPDKFVVGYGIDYAQRNRNLPHIGAVRFTDAG
- a CDS encoding GNAT family N-acetyltransferase; protein product: MELQLRRETPSVEAYNSLRRSVGWQPIAPLVAEASLAGSLFCVTLWDGAELVGMARVVGDGALYFHLHDVLVASGRQGRGLGDRLVRAALAYFEETAGSGAMLGLMSAGGKDGFYERYGFIRRPNETMGSGMVLYRAG
- a CDS encoding O-antigen translocase, whose product is MSDTIAAQEPPASKAPSRSYGQILRSTAVIGLSYLVVTLISVVRMKAVALLLGPAGVGLVGIYYLVVDLAGSVAGMGVASSGVRQISEANGSGDRRRIGRTVAAVKGLSAILAVVGGVALAAVAVPVAWATFGSDVQAMAVAILGAAVLFKVLGAAPITVLQGLRLTRHLAMANVASVFAGAVATIALIVWLGEKGIAPALVCGFAATFVAAALYARKADVEPVPAGEAIRDQMRPLLRLGFVFMTSALLTTGAAYLIRIIVLHAEGVHAAGLYQSAWGIASLYAGFVLQAMGTDFYPRVTEVASDNVEVNRLVNEQARVSLLLAGPGVIATIALAPVVLAIFYSSAFTDAQALLRWFCLGMMLRVVAWPMGYIVLAKGAERPFFWTEVAAAVVQVGLAALLVPWIGVDGAGLAFVGLYVWHTVIIYFVARGLSGFRWSRGNMVLSLAYVGATLVTMAGCFFLDFWVATGIGAVLAAATGLYSLREVLSLAPEVVPKALRPLVRKVLG
- a CDS encoding alpha/beta hydrolase, with amino-acid sequence MASEQSAASTPRYAPWNIGAGLAFALCALVAVPLVGIDVSTIFSNDDGQVTWLTLFIGVFAVGCFIWWRLVSRTHKFTLWRGAVAGTYVAVFSYPVVIALAEIFQRNWQEAGEPGTIAERLQHILLLSGLTLLTTGFAAIILMAVIGAAIAWAQGRRFPQAAALGKEQRRRRGFIRTLLRVTGTVAVVLLVALAGTFSIASIWPLDTKPLTFDPASSHPAADYPAALAAFDAVKAREAQLDLHPRCHSSLLTHGSKVKRAVIFFHGLTNCPAQIDVLGQQLFDQGYNVYIPRLPGHGMADPMTTALADLTAEQLVATTNESIDLAQGLGDEVVVAGLSAGGTMVAWSGQYRADAGNTVSIAPFFSPHVVPPWAAHAAASLMLAAPNIMVWWNPLEPFPSEEMDYAYPRYATHAVAQIMRLGQAIDDSARREAARAQNLGLLVNDADTAVSNAFIRRVADAWRAEGRQVDVENLPEARQLPHDLIDPRQADQDIAFVYPIVLQMIAGQSPPGN